The genomic DNA GGCGCCAGCCGGCATTCCCGGCGAAGCGCATGCCCACTACTATGGAAGGCGAGCCAAAGGCGGCGCCGGGCTCATCATCACTGAAGGCACGTGGGTGCCGCACGACGCGGCGGCCAACGAAGAAGACGTACCGCGCATGTACGGCGTCGCCGCACTGAACGGATGGCGGCAGGTGGTCGAAGCGGTCCACGCGGAAGGCGCGTCGATCCTCGCCCAGCTGTGGCACGTCGGCCAGATGAAGCAACACACGATCGACGGGCTGTATGCCCCGAAGGGCGCCGGTTATCGGCCGCCGCGGCGCGTCGGTCCGTCGGGGCTGTTCGGTGGAATCGGCAAACCGATGACGCCCGATGGCGAACCGGCCCTGCCCGCGGACCTCGACGCGATCGTCGAAGCCTACGCGAAGGCCGCGGTCAACGCGCAGATGGCGGGCTTCGACGGCATCGAGCTCCATGCGGCACACGGCTATCTGCTCGACCAGTTTTTCTGGCCCGGCACGAACCGGCGCGACGACCGGTGGGGCGGAGCGCTGCGCAACCGCGCGCGCCTTGCAGCCGACGTCATCGCGGAAATTCGCCGCGTGACGGGTGTCCATTTCGCGATTTCGCTGCGCATATCGCAATGGAAGGTGCAGGACTTCGACGCGAAAAACTTCAACACGCCCGCCGAGCTCGCGGAGTTCACGGCGATCATGGTCGATGCGGGCGTCGATATTTTTCACTGCTCGACGCGCCGCTTCTGGGACACCGAATTCGGTTCGGAGCGCAACCTCGCCGCTTGGACCAAAGAGCTATCGGGCAAGCCTGCGATCACCGTGGGCGCGGTCGGCATGACCGGCGAGCATATCGACACGCTGATGGGCGAAGCGAGTCACGTCGCCTCGCTCGATCGACTGCTGGCGATGCTCGAACACGGCGACTTCGACCTCGTCGCGGTCGGCCGCGGCATGCTCGTGAATCCCGATTGGGCGAACAAGGTGCGCGAAGGACGCATCGACGAGTTGCGCAACTGGGACAGAAGCGTGCTGAACACGCTGATCTGACGGGCAGCAGAGGCGTCCCTTCGACGACGCCCTGCTTCGTTCACCGTGCACGCGAGCGCGCGCGAGCACCACCGGTCGCGCGCGGCGCCGTTTCCGCGCCGTTCAGAAACTCCGCGAGTTGATTGAGCACGACGCGCGTTCTCAACGACATCTTCTGTCCGGCCGGAATCATCGCGTGTACGGGCAAGCCCGCGACATCGGCTGCGGGCAGCACATGTTGCAGCCGCCCCGACTCGACGAGCGGCTGCACGATACGGTCGATCAGTTGCGAAATGCCGAGCCCGCTGACGAGCGCATCGTTGAGCGCCTGGCCGTCTTCGACGACCACCACGGGCGACGGCGCAATCGACCGCACCTCGCCGCCGTCATTGAGCGCCCACGGGCGCAGCCGACCGGAGGGCCCGCGAAAGATCACGGCATCGTGCTGCGCGAGATCCGCAATCGAGCGAATCTCGCCGCGGGCTGCCAGATACGACGGCGACGCATAGAGCCCGAAGCGCGTATCGCAGAGCTTGCGCACGGTCATGTCGCTGTCTTTCGGCAATTCGCCGATGCGGATCACGAGATCCCAGCCATCGGCGACCGGGTCCGACATCTTGT from Paraburkholderia edwinii includes the following:
- a CDS encoding LysR family transcriptional regulator codes for the protein MVERADASISEISAFEAVAVEGSFTKAAESLGTSKSHVGKLVQRLEARLSTRLFQRTTRAVRLTEDGETYLLAVQSALGGLREAEQELAARRDEVVGRVRLDLPSSFGRLLFPAILALRQQHPRLTFELGFSDKMSDPVADGWDLVIRIGELPKDSDMTVRKLCDTRFGLYASPSYLAARGEIRSIADLAQHDAVIFRGPSGRLRPWALNDGGEVRSIAPSPVVVVEDGQALNDALVSGLGISQLIDRIVQPLVESGRLQHVLPAADVAGLPVHAMIPAGQKMSLRTRVVLNQLAEFLNGAETAPRATGGARARSRAR
- a CDS encoding 12-oxophytodienoate reductase, which produces MNQNTEAALGASTSIEALSPARTAKLFEAVRIGPLTLNNRIVMSPMTRTMAPAGIPGEAHAHYYGRRAKGGAGLIITEGTWVPHDAAANEEDVPRMYGVAALNGWRQVVEAVHAEGASILAQLWHVGQMKQHTIDGLYAPKGAGYRPPRRVGPSGLFGGIGKPMTPDGEPALPADLDAIVEAYAKAAVNAQMAGFDGIELHAAHGYLLDQFFWPGTNRRDDRWGGALRNRARLAADVIAEIRRVTGVHFAISLRISQWKVQDFDAKNFNTPAELAEFTAIMVDAGVDIFHCSTRRFWDTEFGSERNLAAWTKELSGKPAITVGAVGMTGEHIDTLMGEASHVASLDRLLAMLEHGDFDLVAVGRGMLVNPDWANKVREGRIDELRNWDRSVLNTLI